One window of the Chryseobacterium camelliae genome contains the following:
- a CDS encoding PLP-dependent aminotransferase family protein: MKDYRYRKFTDEIEKNIAEGLLKPGDRLPSVRKIKSEYQLSTSSVQNGYDYLVYKGLVKSLPRSGYSVSFQLKQALDDFKSDMQVIPRDAVFRENILVTSHQRHHHESTHLNAAVPSDFLIPQKLVLRTMQQMIREKGAALLRYYPSNGSEELRRLISRRSALHGAWVQQEEIIVTDGALQALYIALAVTTQPNDIIAIESPCVFSVLEIIANLRLRTVEIPVRNNTGIDAELMKEVCQKNDIRAMVVTPNFHNPTGILMTDEAKKQLYDIASSKDIPIIENDVYGDLYFSGTRPSTIRNFDIHGLVITVSSFSKSLAPGIRLGWLSAGRYFLQAERMKFALGRSVSPLNQEVIIKLLSGSSYDRHLRTFRRKLEQNAIRLAGHFNQYFPDTVMTTVPKGGYSLWTQLEPDRDMALWYKTAEKFGVSFTPGHTFSFTDTYDHCFRTVFSGHLTPESFEAIEKIGNWMKY, from the coding sequence ATGAAGGATTACAGATACAGGAAATTTACCGATGAAATTGAAAAGAACATTGCTGAAGGACTGTTGAAACCGGGAGATCGCCTGCCATCTGTCAGAAAGATCAAAAGCGAATATCAGCTCAGCACCAGTTCTGTGCAGAACGGCTATGATTACCTTGTTTATAAAGGACTGGTAAAAAGCCTTCCCCGTTCCGGATATAGCGTCAGTTTTCAGCTGAAGCAGGCATTGGATGATTTTAAATCTGATATGCAGGTAATCCCGAGAGATGCTGTCTTCAGAGAAAACATTTTGGTAACGTCCCATCAGCGCCACCATCATGAAAGCACCCACTTAAACGCGGCGGTTCCTTCTGATTTTTTAATCCCTCAAAAATTAGTTCTCCGTACGATGCAGCAAATGATCCGTGAGAAAGGTGCAGCCCTGCTGAGGTATTATCCTTCTAACGGATCAGAAGAACTTCGCAGATTAATTTCCAGGCGTTCGGCCCTGCATGGTGCATGGGTACAGCAGGAAGAAATCATTGTCACAGACGGAGCCTTGCAGGCTTTATATATTGCATTAGCGGTAACCACGCAGCCCAATGATATTATTGCGATAGAAAGTCCATGCGTCTTTTCAGTGTTGGAAATCATCGCTAATCTTCGCCTCAGGACCGTAGAAATCCCTGTAAGGAATAATACCGGTATAGATGCAGAGCTCATGAAGGAAGTATGTCAGAAAAATGATATCAGAGCAATGGTTGTAACCCCCAACTTTCATAATCCAACAGGAATATTGATGACTGATGAGGCAAAGAAACAGCTTTATGATATCGCATCTTCAAAAGATATTCCGATTATTGAAAATGATGTTTACGGAGATCTTTATTTTAGCGGCACCAGACCATCGACCATCAGGAATTTTGACATTCATGGCCTGGTTATCACCGTTTCTTCGTTTTCAAAAAGTCTGGCTCCCGGCATACGGTTAGGCTGGCTGTCGGCAGGACGTTATTTCTTACAAGCAGAACGTATGAAATTTGCTTTAGGCAGATCTGTTTCGCCCTTAAACCAGGAAGTTATCATAAAGTTACTGTCCGGTTCGAGTTATGACCGGCACCTTAGAACGTTTCGCAGAAAGCTGGAACAGAATGCCATCAGATTGGCCGGTCATTTTAATCAGTATTTTCCGGATACTGTAATGACAACCGTTCCTAAAGGCGGCTACAGCTTATGGACGCAGCTGGAACCTGATAGAGATATGGCATTATGGTATAAAACCGCTGAAAAATTCGGGGTTTCCTTTACTCCCGGTCATACATTTTCGTTTACGGATACCTACGATCATTGCTTTCGGACAGTCTTTTCCGGCCATTTAACACCTGAAAGTTTTGAAGCCATAGAGAAAATCGGAAACTGGATGAAGTACTGA